Proteins encoded within one genomic window of Kibdelosporangium phytohabitans:
- a CDS encoding HAD-IIIC family phosphatase, which translates to MSSDKPLVKCLVWDLDNTLWNGTILEDGRTTVADGVEAVIKTLDSRGILQAVASKNDHEVAWARLEELGVAEYFVASRIWWHPKSRSVREIAEQLRFAPGTVAFIDDQPAERAEVNFHLPEVRCYPAEDALRLPELPEFSPAVVTVDASQRRAMYRAAGLREAERSGFSGPDEDFLRSLELEMRVVRAGEAELTRVEELTLRTSQMNATGVHYSDTTLRELLDDPRHEVLVTTLTDRFGPHGAVGVLLVEKHQAVWHLKLLATSCRVVSFGAGTAILNWLVDQTAKAGCHLVADFRRTDRNRMMEVAYRFAGFDESACGCVEALGPTGADGLQRLHLVPEERPLPATMRWTAPDLGAVPV; encoded by the coding sequence ATGAGTAGCGACAAGCCGTTGGTCAAGTGCCTGGTCTGGGACCTGGACAACACGTTGTGGAACGGCACGATCCTGGAGGACGGCCGCACGACCGTGGCCGACGGGGTCGAGGCGGTGATCAAGACCCTGGACTCCCGCGGCATCCTGCAGGCGGTGGCCAGCAAGAACGACCACGAGGTGGCATGGGCGCGGCTCGAGGAACTCGGTGTGGCCGAGTACTTCGTGGCCAGCCGCATCTGGTGGCACCCGAAATCCAGGTCGGTGCGGGAGATCGCCGAGCAGTTGCGGTTCGCGCCCGGCACCGTCGCGTTCATCGACGACCAGCCCGCGGAGCGGGCGGAGGTGAATTTCCACCTCCCCGAGGTGCGGTGCTACCCGGCCGAGGACGCCCTGCGGCTGCCGGAGTTGCCCGAGTTCAGCCCCGCTGTGGTCACTGTGGACGCCAGCCAGCGCAGGGCCATGTACCGGGCCGCCGGCCTCAGGGAGGCCGAGCGGTCCGGGTTCAGCGGTCCGGACGAGGACTTCCTGAGGTCGCTGGAACTCGAGATGCGGGTCGTGCGCGCGGGCGAGGCGGAGTTGACGCGTGTCGAGGAACTCACGTTGCGCACCAGCCAGATGAACGCGACCGGCGTGCACTACTCGGACACAACGCTGCGGGAACTGCTCGATGACCCGCGCCACGAGGTGCTCGTCACGACCCTCACCGACCGTTTCGGACCGCACGGCGCGGTCGGTGTGCTGCTGGTCGAGAAGCACCAGGCTGTGTGGCATCTGAAGCTGTTGGCGACCTCGTGCCGCGTGGTGTCGTTCGGCGCGGGAACGGCGATCCTGAACTGGCTCGTCGACCAGACCGCGAAGGCCGGCTGCCACCTCGTGGCTGATTTCCGCCGCACGGACCGCAACCGGATGATGGAAGTGGCCTACCGCTTCGCCGGCTTCGACGAATCGGCGTGCGGGTGCGTCGAGGCCCTGGGGCCCACCGGTGCGGACGGACTGCAGCGGCTGCACCTCGTGCCGGAGGAACGGCCGCTGCCCGCCACCATGCGTTGGACGGCGCCCGATCTCGGAGCCGTTCCGGTGTGA
- a CDS encoding O-methyltransferase, whose amino-acid sequence MNAHSCAPSGVSLHTMANQISADTALLDYVREISPPDDAILTELRDLTVELPGGRTMLLMPEQGRFLAMLVQLGQARSILEIGTYTGYSTLCMARALPSDGRLVTCDVDSKWTDIGVDHWKRAGVSDRIEVRIGDARETLRELREQEHENSFDLVFVDADKTGYVEYFENSLPLVRPGGLIVFDNVLFFGRVADPEHQDADTVAIRRINRLLRTDDRVDICVLPLADGMTLVRKKPL is encoded by the coding sequence TTGAACGCACACAGTTGCGCGCCGTCCGGCGTTAGTCTGCACACCATGGCCAACCAAATCTCAGCCGACACCGCGTTGCTCGACTATGTCCGGGAAATCTCACCTCCGGACGACGCGATCCTCACCGAATTGCGTGACCTGACGGTGGAACTGCCGGGCGGCAGGACCATGCTCCTCATGCCCGAACAAGGCCGCTTCCTGGCGATGCTCGTCCAGCTGGGGCAGGCGAGGTCGATTCTGGAGATCGGCACGTACACCGGTTACAGCACCCTCTGCATGGCTCGCGCGCTGCCGTCGGACGGCCGTCTCGTCACGTGTGATGTCGATTCCAAATGGACGGACATCGGTGTCGACCACTGGAAGCGCGCCGGGGTGTCCGATCGAATCGAGGTGCGCATCGGCGACGCGCGGGAAACGCTGCGCGAGTTGCGCGAACAAGAGCACGAGAACAGTTTCGACCTGGTATTCGTCGACGCCGACAAGACCGGCTACGTCGAATACTTCGAGAATTCACTGCCACTGGTCAGGCCGGGTGGGCTGATCGTTTTCGACAACGTCCTGTTCTTCGGCCGCGTCGCCGATCCGGAGCACCAGGACGCGGACACAGTCGCGATTCGTCGGATCAACCGCTTACTGCGGACCGATGACCGCGTCGACATCTGTGTCCTGCCGCTGGCCGACGGGATGACCTTGGTCAGGAAGAAGCCATTGTGA
- a CDS encoding acyl carrier protein, whose amino-acid sequence MSVDQAATPSRTAESIEAELLDHLTATLSKEVTADQDLFASGLVSSMFAMQLVIHLEKTYGLTIAGANLRLANFRTVTTMVGLVLRLSDTAAPADGG is encoded by the coding sequence GTGAGCGTTGACCAGGCAGCCACACCAAGCCGGACCGCGGAGTCGATCGAGGCGGAACTGCTCGACCACCTGACCGCGACCCTCAGCAAAGAGGTGACCGCGGACCAGGACCTGTTCGCCTCCGGGCTGGTGTCGTCGATGTTCGCCATGCAGTTGGTCATCCACCTGGAAAAAACGTACGGGCTGACGATCGCCGGCGCGAACCTCCGGCTGGCCAACTTCAGGACCGTCACGACCATGGTCGGGCTGGTGCTGCGGCTGAGCGACACCGCGGCACCAGCCGATGGTGGCTGA
- a CDS encoding helix-turn-helix domain-containing protein yields MLRNFGALLRAHRLSAGLTQEELAEASGVSARTISLLETGRRDAPRLASARLLAQALSLRDDDRAALLDATTRRVVGFEGEHQRVKPANAGVAPHYNGSFLPRDVPDFVGRAGELDRLVEYAPAASEGVAAVTTIDGMAGVGKSAFAVHAAHMLAEHYPDGQFFYDLHGFSPNRDPVDAATALEALLRMAGLPDGQIPASLDGRSAAWRSMLAGRRILVLLDNVVSPSQILPLLPGTPGSHVIITSRRRLAAVDGATPISLGPLRSAEALALFAAVAGHDRVAGQLDGVAEIVRLFGYLPLAIRIAAARLLHRPTWTVTGLAERMRDGGYRLSELDSEGDRGMVAALTLSGRLLNADQLRLFTLLGLYPGVDFDVHSIAALADIAPRRSEVLLDGLVGDHLLMEPVAGRYVLHELVRDYARTLAMQTESPESRAAAVARLLEHQVSTACAAVELIMPELCGAQAGKPGTRRTTVELRDKNSATSWLDTEYPNLVASANHSGRTGRAKTLASILERLISVTAETTVRCRATRSRGYQGLMPAAAHHR; encoded by the coding sequence ATGTTAAGGAATTTTGGTGCGCTGCTGCGGGCGCACCGGCTCAGTGCCGGACTGACCCAGGAGGAACTCGCTGAGGCGTCCGGAGTGTCGGCGCGAACCATCAGCCTGCTGGAGACGGGCAGACGGGACGCACCACGCCTCGCGTCGGCGCGATTACTTGCGCAGGCACTCTCCCTGCGGGACGACGATCGTGCGGCGCTGCTCGACGCGACCACGCGACGCGTCGTCGGGTTCGAGGGCGAGCACCAGCGCGTGAAACCTGCCAACGCTGGTGTGGCACCGCACTACAACGGGTCGTTCCTGCCGCGGGACGTGCCGGATTTCGTCGGGCGGGCAGGGGAGCTCGACCGTCTGGTCGAGTACGCCCCGGCAGCGAGTGAGGGCGTGGCCGCCGTCACAACGATCGACGGGATGGCAGGAGTGGGCAAGTCGGCATTCGCCGTGCACGCCGCCCACATGCTCGCGGAGCATTACCCCGATGGTCAATTTTTCTATGACCTGCACGGTTTCTCACCGAATCGCGATCCTGTCGACGCGGCGACCGCGCTGGAGGCGTTGTTGCGCATGGCAGGTTTGCCCGATGGGCAGATCCCGGCGTCGCTGGACGGGCGCTCGGCGGCCTGGCGGTCCATGCTCGCGGGCCGCCGGATCCTGGTCTTGCTGGACAACGTCGTCAGCCCGTCCCAGATCCTCCCGCTGCTGCCCGGGACACCGGGCAGCCACGTGATCATCACCTCGCGCCGCCGGCTGGCCGCGGTCGACGGCGCGACGCCGATCTCCCTCGGGCCACTGCGCAGCGCCGAGGCTCTGGCCCTGTTCGCCGCGGTGGCCGGGCATGACCGGGTAGCCGGTCAGCTCGACGGTGTCGCCGAGATCGTCCGGCTGTTCGGCTACCTGCCGCTCGCGATCAGGATCGCGGCTGCCAGGCTGCTGCACCGCCCGACGTGGACGGTGACCGGCCTGGCCGAACGCATGCGGGACGGCGGCTACCGGTTGTCCGAACTGGACTCCGAAGGGGATCGGGGGATGGTCGCGGCTCTGACGCTGTCCGGGCGGCTGCTCAACGCGGACCAGTTGCGGCTGTTCACGCTGCTGGGGCTCTACCCGGGAGTGGACTTCGACGTGCACTCGATCGCCGCGCTCGCGGACATCGCGCCGCGGCGTTCCGAGGTTCTGCTGGATGGCCTGGTCGGCGACCACCTGTTGATGGAACCGGTTGCCGGCCGGTACGTGCTGCATGAACTGGTGCGCGACTACGCCAGGACACTCGCGATGCAGACCGAGTCGCCGGAGAGCCGGGCCGCCGCCGTCGCCCGGCTGCTCGAGCACCAGGTCAGCACGGCGTGCGCGGCGGTGGAGCTGATCATGCCCGAACTGTGCGGCGCGCAGGCCGGGAAGCCGGGCACCCGCAGGACGACTGTCGAGTTGCGTGACAAGAACTCCGCGACGTCATGGTTGGACACGGAGTACCCGAACCTGGTGGCCAGTGCGAACCACTCGGGTCGCACCGGCCGGGCCAAGACGCTCGCGTCGATCCTCGAACGGTTGATCTCGGTCACGGCCGAGACCACCGTGCGGTGCCGCGCGACCAGGTCGCGCGGCTACCAGGGACTGATGCCCGCCGCTGCACACCACAGGTAG
- a CDS encoding SDR family NAD(P)-dependent oxidoreductase: protein MRVPVDWPKLVIVTGAGAGIGQATAEAFAASGATVVCADLDLPAAEKTVDVLRANGGEGFAYALDVADASAWQTFGERVLAEHGVADVLVNNAGVGLAGSFLEHSHQDWQRIVDVNVLGAGHGCRVIGAQQRNRNKQDPSARGHLVNVASASAFSPHKQLAAYAATKAAVLMLSESLRAETSAYGIGVSAVCPAFIATGTHEETAAKAGGGHGPELVAKRILKAVRRNKPVVPVAGAAWFAYVLAHLAPFMMRRAAAVDGEAVLARIKKLTGWLPGKDGRKRPENV, encoded by the coding sequence ATGCGCGTCCCCGTCGACTGGCCGAAGCTCGTGATCGTGACGGGCGCGGGAGCCGGTATCGGCCAGGCCACAGCCGAGGCGTTCGCGGCGAGTGGGGCCACCGTGGTCTGCGCGGACCTCGACCTACCCGCGGCCGAGAAGACAGTCGATGTCCTGCGTGCCAACGGTGGCGAAGGTTTCGCGTACGCGTTGGATGTGGCGGACGCGTCGGCGTGGCAGACCTTCGGCGAGCGGGTGCTGGCCGAGCACGGTGTGGCGGACGTCCTCGTGAACAACGCCGGAGTCGGCCTGGCGGGGTCGTTCCTGGAACACAGCCACCAGGATTGGCAGCGCATCGTCGACGTCAACGTCCTCGGGGCCGGCCACGGCTGTCGTGTCATCGGTGCGCAGCAAAGGAATCGCAACAAGCAGGATCCGTCCGCCCGCGGTCACCTGGTCAACGTCGCGTCTGCGTCGGCGTTCTCGCCGCACAAGCAACTTGCCGCCTACGCGGCGACGAAAGCCGCAGTCCTGATGCTCAGCGAGTCGCTGCGCGCGGAGACGTCCGCCTACGGCATCGGGGTGAGCGCCGTCTGCCCAGCCTTCATCGCGACAGGGACGCACGAGGAGACAGCCGCGAAAGCAGGCGGTGGGCACGGACCTGAGCTCGTGGCCAAGCGGATCCTCAAGGCGGTGCGGCGGAACAAACCCGTCGTCCCGGTGGCGGGAGCGGCCTGGTTCGCGTACGTACTCGCCCATCTGGCGCCGTTCATGATGCGCAGGGCTGCCGCGGTCGACGGCGAAGCCGTGCTCGCACGGATCAAGAAGCTCACGGGTTGGTTGCCGGGCAAGGACGGCCGCAAACGTCCGGAAAACGTCTGA
- a CDS encoding type I polyketide synthase, producing MSPRKAAITDRRLWERMSAEDKLRDYLNRVTADLRRVRKRVRELEDNAREPIAIVGMSCRYPGGVTSPQQLWELVEAGRDAVGPLPANRGWDLEQAYHPDRDVPGRFHMREGGFLHDADLFDAEFFGMAPREATAADPQQRLLLESTWEALEHAGVDPVSLRGTKTGVFVGVITQDYGPRYSAAPPGSAGYLMTGTTASVASGRISYTFGFEGPAVTVDTACSSSLVALHLAAQSLRNGESTLAVVGGATVMSAPGMLVEFCKQGGVSPDGRCRAFSADADGFSPAEGVGVLLLERLSDAERLGHPVLAVVRGSAVNQDGASNGLTAPNGPSQQRVIRAALDNAQLGPDEIDVVEAHGTGTRLGDPIEADALLATYGQHRQAGHPLWLGSVKSNIGHSQAAAGIAGVIKMVMAMRNGVLPRTLHADNPTPHVDWSSGTVRLLTEQRPWTEHDRPRRAAVSSFGISGTNTHVILEQDPRTSTTAEPTAGRQGPTMWPLSARTREALRHQADRVLAHVEAHPEVPATDVGFSLATSRSTWEHRAVVVADKLEDLHEGLRALSNGTTTPHLVRANATSGGTVLVFPGQGSQWPGMALELYESQPVFARHLAECAEAIEAFTGWSVIDVLKGVAGAPSPDRVDVIQPVLFAVMVSMANLWRSYGVSPAAVIGHSQGEIAAACFAGALSLPDAARVVALRSQALTALAGAGGMVSVPLPVGEVRERVAEWGDQISVAAVNGPNTTVVSGDATALDELLAQLTSEAVRAKRVAVDYASHSAHVEQIRAGLIRLLADITPGHSEIPIFSTLTGKRLDTTVMGAEYWYDNLRESVRFEDAIRASLDQGHRLFIEVGPHPVLAGGMQETAESAGTRATVLDSTRRDDGGTRRFLTSLALAHANGASVDWEAVFAGTSARRVELPTYAFQRERFWLDTPETVAERTTVDDWTYRVAWRPLVRSPRPLLAGDWLVVAEASQQTGAVLDTLARYGARPVLADLDHLTEVAAGRRFDGVLSLLALDDRPHPEYPAVPCGYARTISLVQRLGELDVDGRLWCVTQCAVAVSDDDSMQGYAQSLVWGLSHVLVMEQPERWGGLVDLPADFDLSAFDDDTGLGLVAALSGVDGEDQVAVRPGGLFARRLTRGKAGPDVWRPHGTVLITGGTGALGAHVARWLAANGAEHLVLTSRTGQAAPGAADLEAELRGHGVEVTVAACDATDRDALRHLLDSYPPDAVFHTSVVLDDGPISALTTGQIDRVLRAKAQTAVTLHELTRDLDLSAFVLFSSIGSVLGLTGQGNYAPGNAFLDALAYKRRAEGLPATSIAWGGWAGSGLAYRPGVEESLRRHGLRRMPPRLASSALGSAVAETFVVVADVDWEQAPTSFVTPLVAELAGHPNAQPDNGVVEHWMSLSEALRGEAVLDEVRNHVAAVLGHSSVDHVRTDRAFTEMGMDSMTAIELRNRLITATGLNVPPAMIFSHPTVAALAGFLSEQLVQPAAVTGMAELARLESALTTLPDDLGGRAEMAGRVRALLHRLEPVSATGGDLDVSDHDELFALIDDEFGRR from the coding sequence GTGAGCCCGCGAAAGGCTGCGATCACAGACAGAAGGCTATGGGAGCGCATGTCAGCGGAAGACAAGCTTCGCGATTACCTCAACCGTGTCACTGCCGACTTGCGACGAGTGCGCAAGCGCGTGCGCGAGTTGGAGGACAACGCACGGGAGCCGATCGCGATCGTGGGGATGAGCTGCCGGTACCCCGGTGGTGTCACCAGCCCGCAGCAGCTGTGGGAACTCGTCGAGGCGGGCCGTGACGCGGTCGGCCCGCTGCCGGCCAATCGCGGCTGGGACCTGGAACAGGCCTACCACCCCGATCGTGACGTGCCTGGGCGGTTCCACATGCGGGAAGGCGGTTTCCTGCACGACGCCGACCTGTTCGACGCGGAGTTCTTCGGCATGGCGCCCCGTGAGGCGACGGCGGCGGATCCGCAACAGCGGCTGCTGCTGGAATCCACCTGGGAGGCACTGGAACACGCCGGTGTCGACCCGGTGTCGTTACGGGGAACCAAGACCGGTGTCTTCGTCGGCGTGATCACCCAGGACTACGGCCCGCGTTACTCCGCGGCGCCCCCGGGTTCGGCCGGATACCTGATGACAGGCACCACGGCGAGTGTCGCGTCCGGCCGGATCTCGTACACCTTCGGGTTCGAAGGACCCGCGGTCACAGTGGACACGGCCTGCTCCTCGTCGTTGGTCGCACTGCACCTCGCGGCGCAGTCACTGCGCAACGGGGAAAGCACGCTCGCCGTGGTCGGTGGCGCGACGGTGATGTCCGCCCCTGGCATGCTCGTCGAGTTCTGCAAGCAAGGCGGCGTGTCACCTGACGGCCGTTGCCGGGCATTCTCCGCGGACGCCGACGGGTTCAGCCCCGCCGAGGGCGTCGGCGTGCTCCTGCTCGAACGGCTGTCCGACGCCGAACGCCTAGGTCACCCCGTACTGGCCGTGGTCCGCGGTTCGGCGGTGAACCAGGACGGCGCGTCGAACGGCCTGACCGCTCCGAACGGCCCGTCACAGCAGCGCGTGATCCGAGCGGCACTGGACAACGCGCAGCTGGGCCCGGACGAGATCGACGTGGTCGAGGCACACGGCACCGGGACCCGGCTCGGCGACCCCATCGAGGCCGACGCCTTGCTGGCCACGTACGGGCAGCACAGGCAAGCCGGCCACCCGCTGTGGCTGGGGTCGGTGAAGTCGAACATCGGCCACAGCCAGGCCGCCGCGGGCATCGCCGGTGTGATCAAGATGGTGATGGCCATGCGCAACGGCGTCCTTCCCCGGACACTGCACGCCGACAACCCCACACCGCACGTGGACTGGTCGTCAGGCACCGTGCGGCTGTTGACTGAACAGCGGCCGTGGACCGAACACGATCGCCCGCGTCGTGCCGCGGTGTCCTCCTTCGGCATCAGTGGTACGAACACCCACGTCATCCTCGAACAGGACCCGAGGACGAGCACGACAGCCGAGCCCACCGCGGGTCGACAGGGGCCGACGATGTGGCCGTTGTCGGCAAGGACCCGCGAAGCGCTGCGCCACCAGGCGGACCGCGTGCTCGCGCACGTGGAAGCGCACCCCGAGGTGCCCGCCACGGACGTCGGATTCTCGTTGGCCACATCCCGGTCCACCTGGGAGCACCGGGCGGTGGTGGTCGCCGACAAGCTCGAAGATCTGCACGAGGGACTGCGCGCGCTGAGCAACGGGACCACGACACCGCACCTCGTGCGAGCGAACGCGACCTCGGGCGGAACAGTGCTCGTCTTCCCGGGACAGGGTTCCCAATGGCCCGGTATGGCACTGGAGCTGTACGAGTCCCAGCCGGTGTTCGCGCGACACCTGGCGGAGTGCGCCGAAGCGATCGAGGCGTTCACCGGCTGGTCGGTGATCGACGTGCTCAAGGGCGTGGCCGGTGCGCCGTCGCCCGACCGCGTCGACGTGATCCAGCCGGTGCTGTTCGCGGTGATGGTTTCCATGGCCAACCTGTGGCGTTCGTACGGTGTGTCGCCTGCCGCCGTCATCGGCCACTCCCAAGGTGAGATCGCGGCCGCGTGCTTCGCGGGCGCGCTGTCCCTGCCGGACGCGGCTCGGGTGGTGGCCTTGCGCAGCCAGGCGTTGACGGCTCTCGCCGGCGCGGGCGGCATGGTGTCCGTACCGCTGCCCGTCGGCGAGGTGCGGGAGCGCGTGGCGGAGTGGGGCGACCAGATTTCGGTCGCGGCCGTCAACGGGCCGAACACCACCGTTGTCTCAGGCGACGCCACCGCGCTGGACGAACTCCTGGCCCAGCTGACGTCCGAAGCCGTGCGGGCCAAGCGGGTCGCGGTGGACTACGCCTCCCACTCCGCCCACGTCGAGCAGATCAGGGCCGGCCTGATCCGGCTGCTGGCCGACATCACCCCGGGGCATTCGGAGATCCCGATCTTCTCGACGCTGACCGGCAAACGGCTCGACACAACCGTGATGGGAGCCGAATACTGGTACGACAACCTGCGGGAGAGCGTCCGGTTCGAGGACGCGATCCGTGCGTCGCTCGACCAGGGGCACCGGCTGTTCATCGAAGTCGGGCCGCACCCCGTGCTCGCAGGTGGGATGCAGGAAACTGCGGAGTCCGCGGGAACGCGGGCCACGGTGCTGGACTCGACACGCCGGGACGACGGTGGAACACGACGGTTTCTGACATCGTTGGCACTCGCCCACGCGAACGGCGCCTCGGTGGACTGGGAGGCCGTGTTCGCGGGCACCTCCGCCCGCCGGGTCGAGCTGCCGACATACGCCTTCCAGCGTGAGCGGTTCTGGCTGGACACACCGGAGACCGTGGCCGAGCGGACCACTGTGGACGATTGGACCTACCGGGTCGCCTGGCGACCCTTGGTCAGGTCGCCTCGCCCGCTGTTGGCCGGGGACTGGCTCGTCGTCGCCGAGGCGTCACAGCAGACCGGCGCGGTTCTCGACACCTTGGCACGGTACGGTGCCCGGCCGGTGCTGGCTGATCTGGACCACCTGACGGAGGTGGCCGCGGGACGGCGGTTCGACGGCGTGCTTTCGCTGCTGGCCCTGGATGACCGGCCGCACCCGGAGTACCCGGCGGTGCCGTGCGGCTACGCCCGGACGATCAGCCTGGTCCAACGCCTCGGCGAACTCGACGTGGACGGCCGGTTGTGGTGCGTGACCCAGTGCGCGGTCGCTGTGTCGGACGACGACTCCATGCAGGGCTACGCGCAGAGCCTGGTGTGGGGCCTGAGCCACGTCCTGGTCATGGAACAGCCTGAGCGGTGGGGCGGACTCGTCGACCTGCCCGCCGACTTCGATCTCTCGGCGTTCGACGACGACACCGGCCTGGGCCTGGTCGCCGCACTGTCCGGAGTGGACGGTGAGGACCAGGTCGCTGTGCGACCCGGCGGCCTGTTCGCGCGGCGGCTTACCCGCGGCAAGGCGGGACCGGACGTGTGGCGTCCACACGGGACGGTGCTGATCACCGGCGGGACCGGGGCACTCGGCGCCCACGTGGCCCGGTGGCTCGCGGCCAACGGAGCCGAGCACCTGGTGCTGACCAGCCGGACGGGGCAGGCGGCACCGGGTGCCGCCGACCTGGAGGCCGAGCTGAGGGGGCACGGGGTCGAGGTGACGGTCGCGGCCTGCGACGCGACCGACCGGGATGCCCTGCGGCACCTGCTGGACTCGTACCCGCCCGACGCGGTGTTCCACACCTCGGTCGTCCTGGACGACGGCCCCATCTCGGCGTTGACCACCGGGCAGATCGACCGGGTCCTGCGCGCCAAGGCCCAAACCGCGGTCACCCTGCACGAGCTGACCCGCGACCTCGACCTCTCCGCTTTCGTGCTGTTCTCGTCGATCGGCAGCGTCCTCGGTCTGACCGGCCAGGGCAACTACGCGCCGGGCAACGCGTTCCTGGACGCGCTCGCGTACAAGCGCCGAGCCGAGGGGCTCCCCGCGACGTCGATCGCGTGGGGCGGCTGGGCGGGATCAGGTCTGGCGTACCGGCCGGGAGTCGAGGAGTCGTTGCGGCGGCACGGTCTGCGACGGATGCCGCCGCGACTCGCGTCGAGCGCGTTGGGGTCGGCGGTCGCGGAGACGTTCGTGGTCGTCGCCGACGTCGACTGGGAACAGGCGCCCACGAGCTTCGTCACGCCGTTGGTCGCCGAACTGGCCGGTCACCCGAACGCGCAGCCGGACAACGGCGTCGTCGAGCACTGGATGAGCCTGTCCGAAGCGTTGCGCGGCGAGGCGGTGCTGGACGAGGTGCGCAACCACGTGGCCGCCGTGCTCGGCCACAGCTCGGTCGACCACGTCCGCACCGATCGGGCGTTCACCGAGATGGGCATGGACTCCATGACCGCGATCGAGCTGCGCAACCGCTTGATCACCGCTACCGGTCTGAACGTCCCGCCCGCCATGATCTTCAGCCACCCGACCGTCGCGGCACTCGCGGGTTTCCTGTCGGAGCAGCTCGTCCAGCCTGCCGCGGTGACCGGCATGGCCGAGCTGGCGCGGCTGGAGTCCGCGTTGACCACTCTTCCCGACGATCTCGGCGGCCGCGCCGAGATGGCCGGACGCGTGCGCGCCCTGCTGCACAGGCTCGAGCCGGTCTCGGCCACAGGCGGTGATCTCGACGTGTCCGATCACGACGAACTGTTCGCTCTCATCGATGACGAGTTCGGAAGGCGGTAG
- a CDS encoding 3-hydroxyacyl-CoA dehydrogenase family protein → MQPDSASHRLAVLGAGVMGSSITAMALGHGVPVVLVDIDDGALDRARASIAQQVRHAQLMGAAPADRPTGELVTSQRIEDIADATAVVEAITEKPDLKSDVHAKIGAAVRRGTPVISNTSGIPIDEMASALPCPEDLIGTHFMNPAYLIRTVEVIVGPRTAERTVAALMSLLSALDRQPIVVNDSPGFVTSRLLHPMINDAARLVDEGVATAADVDALMLGCLGHATGPLRTADMIGLDNLVDALDVLHERTGNPTHEPCALLRRKVAQGDHGIKTGRGFHEYERQPE, encoded by the coding sequence ATGCAACCGGATTCGGCATCGCACCGGCTCGCTGTGCTCGGCGCGGGCGTGATGGGATCGAGCATCACGGCCATGGCGTTGGGGCACGGTGTTCCCGTTGTTCTTGTCGACATCGACGACGGTGCCCTCGACCGAGCCAGGGCGAGCATCGCCCAGCAGGTGCGGCACGCCCAGCTGATGGGCGCCGCACCGGCCGACCGGCCGACGGGCGAACTGGTGACGTCCCAGCGGATCGAGGACATCGCGGATGCCACCGCCGTTGTCGAGGCGATCACCGAAAAGCCGGATCTGAAGTCCGACGTGCACGCGAAGATCGGCGCGGCGGTCCGCCGGGGCACGCCGGTGATCTCCAACACCTCCGGCATACCGATCGACGAGATGGCATCGGCACTGCCGTGTCCCGAGGACCTCATCGGGACGCACTTCATGAACCCTGCCTATCTGATCCGCACGGTCGAGGTGATCGTGGGGCCGCGCACCGCGGAGCGGACCGTGGCTGCCCTCATGTCCCTGTTGTCCGCACTGGACAGACAGCCGATCGTGGTCAACGACTCGCCCGGTTTCGTGACCAGCAGGTTGCTGCACCCCATGATCAACGACGCGGCGCGCCTCGTGGACGAGGGCGTCGCCACGGCGGCGGACGTCGACGCGTTGATGCTCGGGTGCCTCGGCCACGCCACGGGTCCGCTGCGCACCGCGGACATGATCGGGCTTGACAACCTCGTCGACGCCCTCGACGTGCTCCACGAACGAACCGGCAACCCCACGCACGAACCTTGTGCCCTGCTGCGGCGCAAGGTCGCCCAAGGTGACCACGGCATCAAGACCGGCCGCGGATTCCACGAGTACGAAAGGCAACCCGAGTGA